The Ailuropoda melanoleuca isolate Jingjing chromosome 17, ASM200744v2, whole genome shotgun sequence DNA segment GAGTGCAAGAAAGCCTTCACAGAAAGCTCATCCCTTGCGATACATCAGCGAATTCACATTGGAGAGAGACCGTATGAATGCAATGAATGTGGAAAAGGTTTTAATCGAAGTACACATCTTGTGCAGCATCAGCTGATTCATACTGGAGTGAAGCcttatgaatgtaatgaatgtgataaagctttcattcattcatcggCTCTCATTAAACATCAAAgaactcatactggagagaaaccctataaatgtcAGGAATGCGGGAAAGCCTTCAGCCATTGCTCATCCCTTACTAAACATCAGAGAGTTCATACTGGAGAAAAGCCATATGAATGTAGCGAATGTGGAAAAACCTTTAGTCAGAGCACACATCTTGTTcagcatcagagaattcatactggagagaaaccttacaaatgtaacgAATGTGGGAAAACCTTCAGCCGGAGCTCAAATTTCGCTAAACATCAAAGAATTCATATTGGAAAGAAACCATACAAATGTAACGAATGTGGAAaggccttcattcattcatcagctcTTATTCAACACCAGAgaactcatactggagagaagccctacaGATGTGATGAATGTGGGAAAAGCTTTAAGTGCAGTTCATCCCTCATCAGACATCAAAGAATTCATACTGAAGAGCGACTCTGAAAAATTACTGAATGTGAAGAAAAGTAAGTTGGCTTTATCACTGTGTTAAATACCTGAGTGTTTAGGTGGAACACCCGTAAAATGCTGCTTGAGGACCAATTCTGTATGCGTCTGCTTTCACTTGCATCACATGTAGTTTTGAGCCATAGATAGAATGTTCCCTATATCTATTGATTTGATCATCATGAAAGCTTCTGGCCAGGGATCTCAAATTTtgacccccaccccctacccaccACCACTACCAAATACCCTTTCATGGAAATTCAAGAAATCCTTGGGAGTGGATAGTGGTATAATCATTGTGAAATGTGGTTCCTCCTTCTATTTGTCACATGAAAGCCTTGTTATAGCTTCTCGCTCTGTAAGGAAATTCTTATTTGTAAACGTAGGTAGTGGACTCCTGTCTTTATCATCAGGAAGACAGAGTTGTTCCTCTTTGGATCCAAAGTAGATCTCCAGATGTACAGGTGTCATTTTTCCAGGGAGGGTTAATTCTTCTACATTAGCTATAAAATGTAAAGGTTAAGAGTTGACATATGCTTTGGATTCCCTCCCCCAAAGGCTACTGTCTAATTTGATGAACATAAATAGAACGTATTGTAGATTCTAAGTTATGTTCACTTGGTTTATGCTGGTCATAAGTTTAGATCCTTGTTTACCCTCTGctctgtagattttctttttctacttccttggAATTTCCCTGAAGTTAAGTGTGGGTCAAAATCTTAACTGCAGTTTTCAGTCAAATGCCTCTTTTCTTATCCGTGGCATTGAATGAGTCCTTGGTTTTTCTATAATCAAAGTGTTAGGGATATTTCATTTCCAGCTCATTCATTTACAGTTATTCTGTCACTTTGAGAAAAAGCCCCTAGAATGTTGAGGGTCTGAAAAGTTGATGAGTTCAATGTGTTATTATATTTAGGGTCCCAGTCAAGAAGGAGAACTGAAACAACTCTGAGACACAAGGACACACCTTCCTGTCAAATATGGAAAATAGTTCACAGGACAGTGACTCACTGGAGGATAGCAGCTTCCCTCCATGAAGAAGAGGTTGCCATTTCTCTGGCTTTCATGTCTACCCacatgttttgttgttgttattctccCTATATGTTTGTTGGGCTATATCCCAGAGCCCTAAAGAAGGTAGAAGAGGCATGAAACCACGGAAGTTACATGGGTGACCAAAAACCAGTGGTGGGATTGGGATCGCAGAAGCAAAGTTCacataaatatttaggaaaacaCTATACAGATGTCAGTTTTTATTGTTACTCTATTGTATGAAAAGAAGAGTATAGAAAAGATAGAAGGAAAATAGTTACAGATTTCTGACTTCTCCTAAATTCTATCCTTTATGAACATTCAACAGCCAGTCCATACTCTTGCCTTCTCCACATTATCTCTGTTATTTCTCATAATTCCTTCTCTGTAAACCTTAGTTGTATTATTGAGGACAAGTAGAGGAATAGAGTTTAGAGCAAGATCATTAAGGATGAATGGGTTAAATCCAGCTGtgatggaaattaaagaaaacgATAGGAAACGCAGCTGAAAGGACTGGGAAGAGGTTTGGAAAGAACCAGAAACACATCGGGGGTGAAGGTGGGTGGGAAGGCTCAGGGTCTGAGAGTCAGGGTAGGAGGCTGACACAGGAAGAGGGTAAGGGGAGAGGCACTCAGCCCTCTTCACCTTAATACTCAGTATTCATGTTCAGAAGTAGGAACTGACAGGTTATGACCTGGACCCACAACCAAGTCCGGCCTTCTGCCTATGTCTCTAAATGTTTAGTTGGATCTCGACCACATTCGTTCATTTACATGTGTTTGTGCTGCAATGTCAGAGTTGAGTGGTTGTGGTAGAGACTGTATGTTCcccccaaagcctaaaatacttggTATTTTTCTGTGGGCCAAACACTTGAGTGAAAATAAATTCATCATTTGGGGACCAAAATTTGACTCACAGAGTAAGACCCACTTGGGCTTTTCAGAGCCAAGTTTGAATTCCTCCACCTCCACTTAGCTTTTATGTGACTTTACTACTTGCTGTCTCTAGGTCTCAGggtcttcatctgtaagatggaaataaaaCTTACCTCTCTGGTaaggttgtgaggattaaataagacaatgcaTGTAAAAGACCTGGCTCACAAATTAAACAGCCtctatatgtatgtgtttgcaaatatatacatatatgtggattttaaggAGACATCAGTCCATTTGGGCTGTTAGAACAAAAAAACtcaccacagactgagtggctttaGAAACAACATGCTGACAGTTCTGGAGACAGGAGTCCCAAGATCAAGGCCCCACCAggttcagtgtctggtgagggcccatTTTCTGGTTCAGGGACCACCATCTTTTTATTATGTCTTTGCATGGTGAAAGGGTAACGGGGCTCTGGGGCCTCTTCTGTAAGGGCAACTAACCCTATTCCTGAGAGTTTTGCCCTCATGACCTattcaccttccaaaggccccacctcccagtACCATCActctggggattaggtttcaagaTAAATTTGGGGAGATATAAACTCAGTCTGCAGTAAGTGGCTAAGCATCAGTGAGGTAGAAATTACCTAAGACTGAATGTGTCTTCCACACCTTTTGTTTACCGATCAAGAACTGTCACCATCCTGCTTTCTAGCGCATCATAGAGAAGGGGTTTCTCCTGCTCTTGCTTCCATCTGGTGCTGCTCCCTACACAGCCTTCTTTAGACCTTGGGGAATCTACTTTCTTCTAAGTACCACTTAACCAGGAACTATCTGATAGTTTCAGAGACTCAAGTTTGTAATCTAATTGCAGTTTAAGTAGTGTTAAGAGACTTGCTCTGAGTTAGTTCTACTGGGAAATCTGGCCCTTGACATTTCAGTATTTGTTCTGTTTATGTTTGATGTTCAATACGACTGTATTTGTACTCCAACGTGAATCTTGGAAGTTTTAATGTTctgcttttcaaatgtttttggtTACCTATAAACTAACGAAATTTGACTGCTCTTATTGGTCCACTGTCAATAAAGATGTTGTTTATCTATTCTCAGAAACTTTTGTAAATCGCTTCTAAAGTTTCCTAATTTAAGCATAGTTTAAGAGGCAAAGATAGACCAACCATAAACTATCTCCATACCGTTCCAGAAACCAGTCACATTTCAAATTGTTCGTCTGGGCTTCTCAACTTCTGAAGACATGGTTTGGGGAATTCCCTCCAGAGCCCATGTCTCTGCAAGAAGCTTAAAGAGTAGAGGAAGGCTGTTTCTACCAAATGGTGTTGAGTCCTCAGGCCAAGTACAGGCGCCACTCACTTAAGAGGAggtaatggggaaaaaaggcacCACTCATTACTACTATTAAAAGTaccattccaggggcgcctgggtggcacagcggttaagcgtctgccttcggctcagggcatgatcccggcgttgtgggatcgagccccacatcaggctcttcctctatgagcctgcttcttcctctcccactccccctgcttgtgttccctctctcactggctgtctctatctctgtcgaataaagaaattaaaaaatctttaagaaaaaaaaaaagtaccagggcgcctgggtggcacagaggttaagcgtctgccttcagctcagggcgtgatcccggcattatgggatcgagccccacatcaggctcctctgctatgagcctgcttcttcctcttccactccctctgcttgtgtatcctctctcactggctgtctctatctctgtcaaataaataaataaaatctttaaaaaaaaaaaaaagtaccattccAACTAGATGAGATCAGGTAGACTAATACagtgtaaattttaaattacatctgGCTTTTGGGAGGACAATATTACATCACCCAAAGTATTAAAACAATAGTACTGTATAAGAACAGCAAACAGTATTCAAATTAGTCAGCAACTGACTAGTTCAACTGTCtattaaaagtttctaataacTTTATCTTCCTAGGtgagttttcactttttaatatcACAACAGGACTCAAGTTGAAAGCTCTTTGTCcctgctttctccctttccttacCTAATCCTTTTTAGGTCCCAATGGGGCAGTCTTAGATCCAGAACCACATATGCTGTCCCTTACCATAGGTTTTATTGGCAAGAGGGAAGCGTGTGTACCCCTGTGGTAATATGTATAACACGACATCTATGGGTCACCTTGTAGTTCTAATTGATGTGCTCAAAATATCAGATGttttcattgaattgtctttaaattttttacaatGTAACCTCTGTTATTACAAAAGCCAGATAATTTGCCCGTAGATTGAGTTGACTATACATAAAATGTGTATACTTCACtcactctcctccccactccccccgaTTCACCCATAAACATTACTATGATGTCAAGAAAGTTCACATGTCTGAGGAATCAAGAGTGAAACTAGAGACTCAGGGATTCCTTGATCAAGGACTACTTCTCCACCTCTGCCGTTTTTTTCTGTATGGGCTATATTCTTACCAGTCTTTTCCAGTGATGACAGATACATCTACTGGCAACTCCAGGTTAGTATGCCTCTAAGCATTTACAATCCCAAGGAGAATACTTCTTTCTTAAATAGCTCCAGCAAAATCTCCAAGGCTATTTCTCAGCTTTGCTTGAGATCATGCTGATTGATGACTGAAATCAAACTGGAATACAAGCAGTAGAGTGGATAAAAGTATTATATCCATGTTAGGTTTATTGACACTGATAACTATACCATAGTTATGTAAAATGATATCCTTATTGGGAAACGCACATTGAAGTACATCGGGGGATAAAGCATAATGCATGCACTTACTCTCACATGattcagaaaaaatatgtatatatagagagagtaaatgagaaaacaaataggATAAAATGTTAATAAGTGAATCTGACTAAAGGGAACATGGATATCCTTTGTACTTCTAACACAACTTCTGTAAGTTACAGATTATTTCCAAGTAAAAGCATTTTAAGTAGACAGATACATTAACAGGACCTGAAATCAGACCCTTgctataacatatataaataaaaggcaaaagtatACACAATGCAAATATGTTAAAAGACTTTTGTATCTTACTTAAAACCTAAGTATCAAGATTATCtattaataaatttttgaatgagagaagatactttcatatttaactgaaaaaaagactcagtatttttttaatccttcgaAATCATTTAGGAAGCGTAACAGcacagtagaaaaaaatgtgcagaaaattTGCACAGACCcttaaaaacagtatatataaatTATCAAGAAACATAAAGAATATGCTCAGatcttttaataattaaatgatcaaaataaataaagatgaggggcgcctgggtggcacagcggttaagcgtctgccttcggctcagggcgtgatcccgatgttatgggatcgggccccgcatcaggctcctctgctatgagcctgcttcttcctctcccactccccctgcttgtgttccctctctctctggctgtctctatctctgtcgaataaataaaataaaatctttaaaaataaataaataaataaataaaataaaaataaataaagatgaaataccACCACCTACTaaccagaatagctaaaatgagAAAGACTGACACAATCACGTAATTTCCAATATTGTGTAGAAGGAATAGCTATGCCTATCATGATTTCTACTATGGCCATCAAAACAAGAAGATGTGTAATAATTAGAACTCTTAAATTGGTCGTTGAGTTGCATATTGGTCAAACACCTATGGAAAACTGTTCAGTGACGtgtaattttaatatatgcagGGACTCAGACCAAGCAATTTAATAGGTTGGTCCATACTTAACTAAGATATCGACTGTATGTGCACCAAAAGAAACCAACAAGAATGGTCATGGTTGCATCATTGCTAACAGCCCCAGCTTGGAAACAAACCGGATGTCCATCAACAGCAGAACTGATCACTGGTATATTCATAAAAAGAATACACTGcagcaagaatgaatgaattgctCCATGAAACCACACGGATGAGTGTCACAAATacaatgctgagcaaaagaagtcagatgcAGAATAATTCCTGCTGTATGCTTCTGAACacacaaatttataaaaacaggcaataCTAATCGGTGGTGTTAGAAAATAGATGACGGTTCGCTCTGGCAAGATGGAATGGATAGTGGTTGGGGACTACCAGGAGATGGGCTTCTGGGTtgctagttttgttttatttccttgaacTCTGTTGTAGTTACATGGGCATAGTCCCTCTGTGATACCTCAGTGAGTATTAGAGTTGTGATTTATGGCTGTGCTTTTTGGTATGCATGTTATACATCAACAAATgcatttgaatacatttttactATTAGGACAAATAAGGTAAATTATGAGACTTTGCAATCTcaatatcatttccattttatgaagaaTAGTCACCCCAAGGAGCGTTTCAGTTATACAGCTTGtatttacaaatacataaatatatatttttgaacatCCACAACTATCTGATATAATGTTGAGTAGAAAAAGCACAATTATGTTTACAGTTTGCTGAATCTGTAATCTTTAGTTGAAAGTTGAGCTAGCTATCCACACCCATCAATGAAACTTTCACGTAAGAGTCCTGTGACAATTAGTAGAGACATCAGAACAGTCGTGCCTTCTTCATTATCTGTGTAAAACATTATATTTCTTAGAAGCACAGGCTATCAAATTCtcatttcaggtttttctttcGTTAGTTCCTGTGATCTTGTAatcagaaaagaatttttatgttCCAGTATCACAGAGAGGGCATAATAATGACTGTAGTGGTTGCCACAGTGGGCCATCAAGACAGGCCCATGTGTATTCCCTGGATCCCAGCAATGACCCTTCCTGGATGTAATGGGAAATCTGCTGTCAGCCAGAAAGTCATGGATCCTCTCCTGGAGAGCCCTGGTTAGAATCTGAAAAGAGACCTGCTCTGGGAATTGTGGAGACTGAATATAGTCACAGTCTCCATGTCTGATGCTTGAGTCCACAGGATTGATCACAGACAGGCTGGAATCCCATGAGCATGAGCTAGGACCTCATCCAGACAGACTGAATCCTGTGTCCGTTCTTGCCTCTGACCTCGGGAATCAGGGCGTCCTGAAGAAGGTAGGGCCCTTCATCCTGGAGCTGAACACACACCTGCATCCCGGGAAtcagagaaactgaaggaaaaatcCAAGGGAGACAAAGCAAGCGCAGGTCCAGCTTCTGCTTCGTGCCAATGAGGTGAGTCAGTAGTTCAGCgccagtgtgcatgtgtgtatgtgtgtacacgcATACATGCTACAAAATCCAATTCATTTTAATATCAGTTCCAGGCTTTAAAGTTAACTACGGTTAAGGTCCTTTGGAAATTATTTCCAAGCTGACTACAGAGCAACATAGTTACTGTTGATACCAAAAAGTCTGTCGCAAGTATAATTCAATGGAAGTGAACACCAGCATTAAGTTTTTCATAATCTTTAACATGTGGAAGTAATATAACTTAGCAGATAGGTAAAACTGTAAGTTTAGATCAACTAAGCCCTCTGTGAGAAAGCAAACCCAagtgtgatactgtgatttagaataagaaatatatatttggtctttgtcctcatTTCTGGCAGAGTTCCTAAAACCGTTGGAATTTCCTAAGGGATGAGAGTGATAACAGTCTTTTGTTGTGTTAATGACTTTGGGAtagcacctaaggatgggggctggttgccaggagaaccatcCAGGTGGTTAAAGGGTTGGAACTGTTGCCCCCCACCTTGACCTTGGGAAGGGAACAAGGGCTAGAGATTGAATCAGTCatcagtggccaatgatttaatcgaTTGCACCTATGTAagaaagcctccataaaaacccaaacccagatTGGTGGAAATGGGAAGTTTTGGGGAAGGTGGTGTGTTTAGAGGGGATATGGAAGCTCTGCATCCTTTTCCCACCCTTTGccctcttccatctggctgttttgagttatatccttttataataaactggtgatctaaaaagtgaaatgtttctctgagttctgtgagcagcTCTAGTAAATTAATTGAACCTAAGGAGGGGGTCACTGAAACCTCCAATCTATGGTGGGTTGgtgagaagcacaggtgacaacgtGAATTTGTGATTGAGAActggagcgggggtgggggggcagtcttATAGGATTGAGCCCTTAGCCTCTGGAATTTGAGGCTATCTCCAGGTAATCatatcagaattgagttaaattataGGACACCCACCTGGTGTCTAAGAATTGCTTGGATgtgtacaaaaaacaaaaacaaaaaaacccacatactAGAATCAGAAACAtaccaaatcttaaaaaacagagaaTGCATGATTACGGTATATTCCGTAATGATAAAACTCAGGAAGAAACATCTGGCTCTTTTTAAACCAAAATCATCAAGCCAGTCTGATTTGTTTACAGAGCCACCCTGATTATGGGCACTTGGATTCTTACATAAAAATCCCTCTAAACTAGTGTTTCTACGAGAAGTTTTATTTTCGTTTTTCAAAAAAGGCCGTATTCAGAGAATTAGAAGTCCAGTCTCTTCTCTGGGAATCCTAGAGATTccttatattacatttataaaaaaaaaaaaaaacctcctacTATACCCTATAAATTAATCAGAAATCCTTTACCTTAAGTCTTTATAACCTAATTTATTAATCCCCTCGAACTGTagggaaatatttgaaaaacacagtAAGATAAAGGTCAGTGTGTCTGTAAAtgaaacagatacacagataccTTGCAGCTTCATTTCGCCAACCTTAACCACAAGTCAAAAGGAAacaatataggggcgcctgggtggcatggcggttaagcgtctgcctttggctcagggcgtgatcccggcgttatgggatcgagtcccacatcaggttcctctgctgtgagcctgcttcttcctctcccactccccctgcttgtgttccctctctcgccggctgtctctacctctgtcgaataaataaataaaatctttaaaaaaaaaaaaaaggaaacaatataaaAGCTCACCTGTGTAGGTCTCATGGAACTGTTCTCCTTTTTGGTGGATACGGGACATTTTCTGGAGTTGTATGAAGTCACATACAAACAAACCAgattttctgtcttctcccacACATCAGAGAATAGGTTCATTCCCCATCACAGAGATCTGAGGAATTctctaaagcagaaaaaaacctACGGGGCAAGAATGGGAAGACTTTTAATGCTATCAACAGTCCACTGTGGAAAAAATCCTAGGAATATGAAGACTTGTTAAAAAGGAGCAAGATAACAAGGGGTATCATCTGATGGAAAGTTGGCTTTTTTCACAAGATACCTCAAACTGGAAAAGAGGCTTCAGATCaaagtttatctttattttactgcAGAACCGTCAGGAAAGAGTCCACATATGAATGCACATGAAATGCAGATCACAAAGAAGTCTGACTTAATCATCCATTGAAAAGTTACATCAGAAAGATAGTTTTAATCCATGTTAAAGAACCACAGACCAGCACtaacactttattttatataagaatatttgcactaaagagaaaatgtgacagttaattttatgtgtcaatttacTAGGTTATGGGTGTCCAGACTTTTGGGTCAAACATTatcctgggtgtgtctgtgaggatgtttctggatgaaaTGAGTACTTGAATCTACACACTGAGTAGAGATTGCTGTCTCTAGAGTGGATGGGCCTCACTCAATCCACTGAAGATCTGAATTgaacaaaaaggctgagtaaGAGGGAACTCCTCCTCCCTGATATTGAGCCAGAACACCGGTCTTTGCTGGCCTTCACAGTTGGATGGAAACGTCAGCTCTCCTTGGGTCTCAAGCCTGCCAATTTTCAGATGGGAACTTGAACCACTGGCtgtcctggttctcaggccttcagactcagactgggaCTCTTTGCTTGCCAACTCTAGATCTCGGGACTTATCAGCATCCATAGTTGTGTGAGCCAATTTTTTATAATCAATCTccctattccttttttaaaatagatttttaagtaatctccacaccaacaggggacttgaactcacagccccgagatcaagagtcacatgctttactgactgagccagccaggtgcccctctctgtaTTCCTATTGGAATTGTTTCACATCCTATTGGttgtgtttctctggagaaccctgactaatacagaaacTGTATAGACAACACAGAATTGTTGTTCTATGTATACAGAAAACAGATGgtttataaagaaaacagagaagaaaatagttgcaaatttaataaatgtgaaaaacttTTCTGTGACTCCAGAACCCTAGCCTGCAAGCAACAATGTAACTATCTCAGAATGCAGCATCTATCTACTAGGTGCATCCATATAAAAACAAGTTTCCTAGAAACCCAAAGAGGCTAATATCACTGAAATGACTAAAATGAGGGTAGCCTGTGTGACAGCAGAAGACAGTAAGTTCAATGTGGGACAGGTTCAGTTTGAGGTGTTTAGAGGGGCCCTGGGCAGGTCAGGTAACCTCTCTGTACTAcctcatctgaaaaatgcaaTGGTAACACATACATACTTGATAGGTGGTTGTGAGAAGTCAAT contains these protein-coding regions:
- the ZNF286A gene encoding zinc finger protein 286A isoform X3, which translates into the protein MLERKAPKSSCSDLETKPEGKDSTSVQDISKDESCQAAVIDRLTRNSVYDSNLETALECENWLENQQGNQERHLREMFTHVNSLAEERAHEHDVYWKNFSQKSVLLTQDIVPKGSYAFHTLEKRLKQKSNLMKKQRTCKEKKPHKCNDCGELFTYHSVLIRHQRVHTGEKPYSCSECGKSFSHRANLTKHQRTHTRILFECSECKKAFTESSSLAIHQRIHIGERPYECNECGKGFNRSTHLVQHQLIHTGVKPYECNECDKAFIHSSALIKHQRTHTGEKPYKCQECGKAFSHCSSLTKHQRVHTGEKPYECSECGKTFSQSTHLVQHQRIHTGEKPYKCNECGKTFSRSSNFAKHQRIHIGKKPYKCNECGKAFIHSSALIQHQRTHTGEKPYRCDECGKSFKCSSSLIRHQRIHTEERL